A region from the Musa acuminata AAA Group cultivar baxijiao chromosome BXJ1-10, Cavendish_Baxijiao_AAA, whole genome shotgun sequence genome encodes:
- the LOC103999927 gene encoding uncharacterized protein LOC103999927: MAEEEEQQKRKKHKHKEKDQQKGPKNKPAADQPHFKSSADVKGLRFGGQFVVKSFTVRQAAPLELLQLLDLPPPCVGQCQALSLPSTLTYVPTNFTILAHHAWHTLTLGLGTAKSKAIIFVFDSESTKAAAGRLWPRVIPLGDVNRKLIRGLAGCEMSRFKFRKGCLTFYVYAARRHGAAGFSCADDLRTILEAVVALKDFLDHTAVLALPSHRSITLPVDQVAVTH; this comes from the coding sequence atggcagaggaggaggagcagcagaaGAGGAAGAAACACAAACACAAGGAGAAGGATCAGCAAAAGGGTCCCAAGAACAAGCCGGCAGCGGATCAGCCCCACTTCAAGTCGAGCGCCGACGTCAAAGGCCTCCGCTTCGGCGGCCAGTTTGTGGTCAAGTCCTTCACCGTCCGGCAGGCGGCGCCGCTTGAGCTACTACAGCTTCTGGACCTCCCTCCTCCCTGCGTCGGCCAGTGCCAGGCCCTCTCTCTCCCTTCCACCCTTACCTACGTGCCCACCAACTTCACCATCCTCGCCCACCACGCCTGGCACACTCTCACCCTCGGCCTCGGCACCGCCAAGTCCAAGGCGATCATCTTCGTCTTCGACTCCGAGAGCACGAAGGCGGCGGCGGGCCGGCTGTGGCCGCGCGTGATCCCCCTGGGCGACGTCAACCGGAAGCTCATCCGGGGGCTCGCCGGCTGCGAGATGTCGCGGTTCAAGTTCCGGAAGGGATGCCTCACGTTCTACGTCTACGCCGCGCGGCGGCATGGCGCGGCCGGCTTTTCCTGCGCCGACGATCTGCGGACAATTCTCGAGGCCGTCGTGGCCCTCAAAGATTTCCTGGACCACACCGCCGTGCTCGCCCTCCCCAGCCATCGAAGCATCACC